The Aestuariibaculum lutulentum genome segment TCAGAATCGGTAATTCGAAAAAGTAAAGAAGTAAACGGTATTACAGTTTATCAGGATACTAACAATTCCAGCAACGATTTTATGGTGTTATCGCACCCTGAAGTCATTATAGAATAAGCTTTTAAGAAATTAAATTTTACGTTGCGAACTAATAAAGTTATGAAGCAGTATTTTCTTTTTTTGCTAGGTTTTAGTGTCAGTTTAGTTGGTTTCGGTCAACAAAAAGCTGATAGTATTCAGGATCCTGTGCGTCAAATTTTTGCTCAAGATTTAGTGCAGGAGTTAAGCAAATTTCCTTTAAACTATCAGTTTACCTCAATTAAAGATTATACGGCTTCAGCTTTATATTTTAAAACCGAAAGCGGTGATTTAAAAGATGGACGTACACCCGAAACCATAAATAACTTTGGTTTAAAAACTCAAGGGTTGTACCGCAATAAAAAAGGCGTATTGTTTTTTGGTGATATTTCCATTTCAAAAGAATTTTATAAAAACTTAAAGTGGAATCTGTCTTACGATTTACCTGAAAATGGAGTAATGAGCGATCCGCATTATTTCGGCGTTTCAAAAGGAGGAAACTGGAGTAATCAGGAGTATGATATAAACGGCGGTTTTATTTTGCCTGTAAGTTTTAAAATTAAACTTTTACTAAATACGAATTACACGTTGTTTAATAAGTATCGTATTGATTTAGACCCCAGACCAGAAATAACCTGTAATAACTTAGATGTTAATCTGGGTTTAAGTTATAAGTTAGCTGAAAAACATCATATAAAAGCATCGTTTTCTTACGGGTATACTCATGGTGATAATGAGATCAAGTTTTCTAATAATGATAAAAACCTACCTGCTAATTACGATATTTATGTGAGATGGATGTCAGGTTACGGTTCTTTATCAAGTCCGTTTAAAAATTCTACGCAGCGCCGCTTCACCGAGCATCAGGCTCATTTAGGGTACACGTTCCAGACGGAAAATTTAACTATAATGGCAGATGCCTTGTATAAAGCAGCAGACCAGCTTACGTATAGAAATAATGGAGTTGTAGATAAAGATGATACCTCAAATTATTTTGCAAGTTATAAACCAGAATCATTTTCGGTACATGTTTTAGGTTTATATAAAATAACACCTTTGAAACAGGTAAAGTTTAATGTAAGCGGCGATTTTAGTTCTGGAAATAATTTTTGGTATGCTAAAGGCGGAAAAACTTATTCAGCTCAGGAAAATGCTTTGAAAGCAGGGGTGTCGTACTTAAATTTTAGTTCAGAAAAGATATTTTGGGATATGGGGTTGAGTACAAAAATTTGGAATGTAGAACAACGTGATGCTTTGGCGACAACTTCTTCAAATTATACAAATTTAGATTTTCAACCTTACATTATGCGTTCGTTTGCCGTTTCAGATAATATGGCTTTAAGTCCGTTTTTTAAAAGTACATTGAGGTTGAATCTTGATGAATTGTATATTCAGGGAAATACTTCAGATTTAGAAAATATTCAGGAAAACGATTTTGCAGCTTACGCGCAGCGCGATTTTTATAGCGAAGTGATTATTCCAAACCATGAATTATACAGTGCGAATCAGTTAAATTTAAGTGGCGGAACTTTTATTAATATCAATTCTCAAAAGCATTATAATGTAAGTCTGAAATTGCAGGCTGGTTATCAGATTGCTTTACAACAAATGCATGCATTTTCAAGTTCAGACCCTTCACGTTTTAGCGGGCTTGCCAGCTTAACTATTAGCTATTAAAGATGAAAAAATATAGTTTTATTCCAATACTGGTTTTAGTAGTGCTTTTTTCAGCATTTAAAACCTATCAGTATTATGATATTAATGTACTTAGAGAGCAATATAGTAGTGGCGATTATACGCAATGGCCGGCACCCGATTTAGATTCGATAACCGCTATTAACTTTCAAGATATTGGTCATTTAGATGCTGTTGTTCATCCTGAAACGAATCCGTATTCTAAAGAAAAAAGAGAGTTGGGGAAAACGCTGTTTTTCGATCCGCGTTTATCGTCCAGCGGACAAATAGCCTGTGCCAGTTGTCATGATTCCGAAATTGGCTGGAACGACGGAAGAAGAACCAGTTATGGGCATAACCGCCAATTGGGGCGAAGAAATTCTATGACGATTTTAAATGTCGCTTACGCTGAAAAATTATTTTGGGATGGCAGGTCAGGCGGTCTTGAAGATCAGGTTAATTTCCCTATTAAAGATTCATTGGAAATGAATTTTCACATTAATCTGGCTGTCGATACCATATCTAAAATTGAAGGATATAAAGCACTTTTTGAAAAAGCCTTTGGTACATCACAAATATCTGAGCAAAGAATAAGAAAAGCTATTGCAACTTTCGAACGTTCTATTGTTAGTGAGAGTACTAAATTTGATAAGTTTATTTCCGGTAATTCAGAAGTATATTCAGATGAAGAAGTTTTAGGTTTGCATTTGTTTAGAACCAAAGCCAGATGTATTAATTGCCATAATTCAGGATATTTTTCAGATAATCAGTTTCACAATACCGGATTAACTTATTATGGTCGTCCGTTTGAAGATTTAGGGCTTTATGAAGTTACTGGAAAGAAAGAAGATGTCGGGAAATTTAAAACATCGAGTTTAAGAGAAATATCCAGAACGCGACCATACATGCATAATGGATTATTTCCACATCTAGAAGGTGTGGTAAATATGTATAACGCTGGGATGCCGCAGCCTAAACGCAAAGCACATCAATTAAATGATACACTTTTTCCAACAACCTCACCTATATTAAAAGCCTTGCAATTAACAGTAGAGGAAAAAGGCGCATTGGTCGCGTTTTTAGAAACTTTAGAGTCCAGACGACATAGAGAATCGCCTCCGGAATTACCAATGTAAAAGGTTGTGAAGTTTATATTATAAAATCCTGAAACAGTATTATTTCAGGATTTTTTTATACGTGTCATTTTATATTATATGTAGTAAAATTAGTATTGTTTTGTGAGAATAGCGAAAAGATGTAAATAAATTTTGTATATTCTCAGTTGAATTCCCAATTCTTCCCATGATTTATTTTTAAGGATAGGTTTACCTGTTTTAAGTAAAATCTTAGACTTGGTTATGTTAAAATTTAAAAATATCTCAAAAAATACATCGAAATACACTTTGATGCGTGTAATATTTTTATTAATATTATAAAACTGAATATCAGTTGTTTAAGTTCTTTTTTGTAGTGTTTGATTAAGTTTATTTAACCGAAACATGATAAAAATCATAGTTTCAAAATTCAAGTAAAATGTATATTTGTCGTATAATTTAAAACATAAAAGTGATGAGTAAATTTAGAAAAATAGGCGTAACTGTATTAGGATTAGTCCTGATACTATTTGTAGGTTTAAGTCAGGTTCAGGCACAGGAATATAATTTAGTAAACAAAGAATCTTCATTAAAAGTTTACGGAACCTCAAGTTTACACGATTGGCATATTGATGCTGAAAATCAATCAGGTAAAATAAAATTTTCTAGCACAGAAGCGTGCACAATAGACCAGCTTACTTTAGATATTGTAACTGAAAGCTTAAAAAGTGGAAAATCTGGTATGGATAAAAACACTTACAAAGCTTTAAATTCAAGCAAGTATAAATCTATAACCTTTAAATTAACTAAAGTTAATACTGTTACAGATAAAGGGTCCGGTGTTTACGAAGTAAAAGCGCAAGGAGACTTATCTATTGCCGGAACAACTAAAAATGTTCCAATGAATTTTAAAGTTACTATTAACGGTTCTAAAATTACATTAGATGGAGAAAAAACGTTTAAAATGACAGATTTTAAAGTTGACCCTCCTACAGCCATGTTCGGAACCATCACTACTGGCGATGAAGTAACAGTAAAATACTCAACCGTATTAAAATAAATCAAATTTTCAACCACATATTTTTATAAATCAATTTAAAACACTTTACAACTTAAACAATTAGAATCATGAAATCAATTTTCAAAAATGCAATTTTAGGCGTAGCCTTACTAGCAGGAGTTAGTTTTTATGCGCAAAATAATAGAGATTTAGATAATTACAGGCAACCAGACCAAAGAGGTGTAAATGTCTTCGAACCACAAAAAGATACCATTTCTAGTTTCGATGGTCTTAAAGTACGTGTGGGTGGTTCGTTCGCTTTACAATTTCAAGGGTTAGACCATGAAAATTCAGGTACAGTACCATTAGCTGAAATAGGTTCAAATTTCAATCTTGCAACAGCAAACTTAGATTTAGATGTAGCGCTTTATGATGGTGTTCGTATGCACTTAAGAACCTATTTATCATCTCGTCACCACCCGGAACCATATGTAAAAGGTGGGTATTTCCAAATTGATAAATTAGATTTTATCAGCGAAGGATTTTTAAGTGAGTTTATGAAACATACGACCATTAAAATTGGACATATGGAGAATAACTACGGTGATGCACACTTTAGAAGAACAGATAATGCGCAAGCCATTTACAATCCATTTGTTGGTAACTTAATTATGGATGCTTTCACTACAGAAGTAGGAGCTGAAGTTTATTATAACACCAATTCAGGTCTATTTGGTATGGTTGGTTTTACTAATGGTAAATTAAACCAATCTGTAGAAGCTGGTTCTAATGGAACAACTGGAGGTGCTGCTTTCTTAGCTAAATTAGGATACGATAACCAAATAAACGACGATTTAAGATTACGTTTAACAGGTTCGTTATATAACACAGGTTACGCATCTAGATTGTACTTATATAGTGCAGACCGTACAGGTTCTAGATATTACCATGTAATGCAAGCAGAAGCTGCAACTTCAGATAACTTTAGATCTGGTCGTTTTGCTCCAAGTTTTAGCGGTAGTATTACATCTTTCATGATTAACCCATTTGTAAAATACAAAGGTTTAGAGTTATTTGGTACTATTGAAAGTGCTACAGGTGGTGACGATGATAGAAATACTATGCAATATGCAGGAGAAGTTATTTACCGTTTTGGTCAAGATGAAAAATTCTTCTTAGGAGGTCGTTATAATACAGTAGATTCTGAGGAAACTTTTGGAGATGTAACTATCGACAGATTCCAATTAGGTGCTGGATGGTTCATGACTAAAAATGTACTTTTAAAAGCTGAATATATGAACCAAACTTATGATGGTTATACAAACAGCGTTTATGAAGACGGTAAATTCAATGGATTAATGATGGAAGCTGTAATTAGTTTCTAAAATAAAAATAAGAACGATTAATAGCTAAATAGTAGTAGATAAAGTCTCTAAAGTATTGTTAAATAGTTAAACTTTCGACTAAACAATTACTTTAGAGACTTGTTTATTATCTTTATAAAAGAATTAAAAGAAAAAGAAAAATGAGAAGAGTTGTGTTCATAGTGTTTATACTAGCAGCATTAGCTTTTACAAATAAGGATACTGCGGTAAATAACACGTCGATTGTTGTGTCTTCAAAAAGTACATTAGTAGTTAAAGGTACAACCAATGTAAATACTTTTAAATGTGTTTTTGATTCCAAACGTCTTAAAAATCCAGTATCTGTAACTTATTTTTCAAATGGAGAAAAATTAAAATTTAGAGAAACAGCGCTGGTTTTGGACAATGGTTGTTTCGATTGTGGCGGAAAAGGTATTAATAGAGATTTTCAGAAAATTCTGAAATCAGAAAGCTATCCGCAGATTAAACTCATTTTAAAAGAAACCAGTAGTTTGGAAGATAAAAATAATGTTCAAACATTGGTAGATGTTGAAATTGCCGGAATTAAAAGAGAGTATAAAATACCAGTTACTGTAAAAAAGAATGGTAGTACTTTAATCAATGGCGGTTTAAAAGTGTGTTTAAGCGATTATAATTTAGAACAACCTAAGAAAATGTTTGGTCTAATTACAGTTGACAATGAAATATTCATAGATTTTAATTTAGTAGTAGAATAAATAAAAGATTCTTTTAAAAAAAATATAAAAGGCTTCACAATACTTTGTGAAGCCTTTTTTTATGAATATGTCCGGTGAGGTTAAATAAAATGAAATGTGGTTGAACATTTGAACCTTTATTTAAACATGCGTTTTAATTGATTAAAATGAAACCTTAGTTTGATAGAAATGTCTACCACATCAACTTAATAATATTCTTTTTTTGTAAGTAACTAGTCTTAATAAAATAATGAATTACAAAAAAGGAAAATTGAAAAGGGAAATTATCACATTCCTATTAGTTATTTTAATAACGCAATTAGGGATTTCACAAACCGGTAGAAAAGTAGAATCGTTTAATGAAGGATGGCAGTTTAAAAAAGGACCATTTACAACAGACAACATAGCGTTTATGCAAGACTGGGATAAAAAGTGGACGGATGTAAAAATACCACATACCTATAATGCTAAAGATATGCAAGTTGAGCACGGTGTGTTTTACCAAGGCGAAGCATATTACAAAAAGTCCTTTTTAGTCGATGAAGCATTAAAACATAAGCGTCTGTTCTTAAAATTTGAAGGCGTTGGTCAGGTGGCTGATTTGTATGTTAATGGCGTGTTTGTTGGTAATCACAAAGGCGGATATTCAGCCTTTTCTTTTGAAATTACAAAAGCTGTAAATTTTGGTGAAGAGAATACTTTTGTGTTGAAAGTAAATAACGAAGCACGTCAAGATGTTATTCCTATAAACCATAATTTATTTGGTGTTTACGGCGGAATTCATCGTCCGGTTTGGTTAATAACCACTAATCAAATTAATATTGATGTCACCGATCATGCTTCAAATGGCGTGTATATCTCTCAGGAAGTCATAGATAATAAAAAGGCAAATGTTTCTGTAAAAGTGAAACTTTCAAGTAAACTGAAAAATCTTCAGCAGGTTAATTTAGAACATAAAATATATAATCAAGAAGGTAAATTAGTGACTAAAAAAGACGAAAAAGTTTCTCTAAGTCCGCAGGGTGTTCAAACATTTACAACATCATTAATCTTAAATAAACCTCATTTGTGGCAAGGCCGTAAAGATCCGTATTTGTATAAAGTGGTAACGGCCATTACTGAAGGAGCTATGGTTTTAGATGAAATTACTCAGCCTTTAGGAATTAGAAAAGTTGAGGTTGTTGCTGGTGAAGGCGTGTTTTTAAATGGAGAAAAATACCCGATGTATGGCGTGTGTCGCCATCAGGATTGGTGGGGTATTGGTAATGCCTTAGAGAAAGAACAACACGACATCGATTTAGAGATGATTATGGAAGTGGGAGTAACCACCGTACGTTTGGCACATTATCAGCAATCTGAATATTTTTATGCAAAATGTGATAGTTTAGGGTTATTGGTTTGGGCTGAAATTCCGTTTGTTAATCGTGTAAGCGGTCAGGAAAGCGATAATGCTAAGTCTCAATTAGTAGATTTAATTCGTCAAAATTATAACCATCCATCCATTTACGTTTGGGGACTTCATAACGAAGTGTATAAACCTCACGATTATACGGCCCAATTAACTAAAGAACTTCACGATTTGGCAAAATCTGAAGATCCGGGGCGCTTCACAGTTGCAGTAAATGGTTACGGGCACATGGATCATCCGGTAAATTTAAATGCAGATATTCAGGGAATGAACAGATATTATGGTTGGTATGAAGGCAAAGTGGACGGTTTAGACACATGGGCAAAGGGACTTCAGCAAAATTACTCGGAGTATAAAGTGATGCTTACCGAATACGGTGCAGGAGGAAACCCAAATCATCAAACCGAATTTTTGGGTGACACCTGGAATTATACACTGCCTTTTTATCCTGAAACCTATCAAACAAAAACTCATGAAATTCAGTATGGACACATAAAGAATAATCCAAATATTTTGAGTTCTTATGTGTGGAACATGTTTGATTTTTGTGTGCCAAAATGGAATAATGGTGGTATTGAAGCCCGCAATCACAAAGGATTGGTAACTTTCGATAGAAAGACTAAAAAAGATGCGTTTTACTGGTATAAAGCCAATTGGAGTAAAGAACCGGTTTTGTATTTAGCAGAGCGCCGAATGGTAGAGCGCGAAAAGCAAAAAACTAATATAAAAGTCTATTCAAATTTAGGCGAACCTAAAGTGTATTTAAACGGTACTTTGTTAGAAAATCCTAAAATGGGAACGACAGACGTATGTTATATTTTTGAAAATGTAAATCTTACAAAAGAGGGAAATACCATTAAAGCTGTAGCTGAAAAGGACGGTAACACATTTGAAGATGTTATAAAATGGAATTTTACTTCCGAAAAAACAAAGGACTATAACATAAAAGAAAACACAAAAGCACATGCTGGTTTTTAAGAGAATAGTGTTACAGAAAAAAGGCTTCACAAAAATATCGTGAAGCCTTTTATGTATATAAAGGGTTGGTTAGTGGCTATTGTTTTTTTACACTGCCAGAAGAACTACTGTTTTTGTTTACTTGTTCAGGTTCTCCTAAGTATTTAATATCGGCACCACTACTGGCATCAGCTGTTAATTCTTTTGAAGTGTTTACCGTAATATCAGCGCCGCTTGTGGCTTTCACCTGACTTGATTCTGCAATAAGGTTAGCACCTTTAAAATCACTTCCACTTGTCGATTCCACAATAAGTTTTTTCGTGGTTCCTGATACTTTTAAATCACTTCCGCTTGTGGTTTTACAGGTTAAACTATTCGTGTTAACATCTAGTTTCATGTCACTTCCGCTGGTTGATTCTAAATGTAAATCATTAACCATGATGGTATTGGTAGAATATACGTCGCTGCCACTGGTTGATTTGATACTTGAGATATCCGTAAAGCTCACCATTACTTTTTTAGATTTACATCTGCCAATGTTCTTTTCACAATGGATTTTTAAAGTACCATCAATAACTTCAGTAATAATAAGGCTTTGTAAATTTTCGTCGGCTTCTACAGTTACTCCTGTCTTGTCACTTTGTGTTAGGTAAACGTCAAGCCCTTCGGTGGCTTTAATCGTTGAGAAAGGTTCTGAAATGTTACGTTCTTCAGTTGTTACATTGCCATTGCCTTTTACTCCTGAGTTGAAGTTAATATCGAAATTGCAAGAGAATAGACTCAAGCTTAATATGGTGGTTACGATAATTTTGATTAGTGTTGTCATGACTGTTCGTTTTTTGATTGATTTATTTAGTTCAAATATCTGGTTTTATAGTTTTGATGAATAACTTAAATGATTGAACTGTTGTTTTTTGATGATGAATTGTTAATTGTTTTCTTCCTCGATTTCCTCTGAAGTGATATTAATGCCTGTTGAGTCGATTTTTACGCGGACATTTTCAGAATTGCCATTAATACCATTCTCGTCAATTTTTAAAATTTGTTTGTCTCCGGTTTTAATTTCAATACCCTTATCGTTAATTTTTACCTGAGGCATATCAATGTTAATTTCAATATCATTGTCTTCCTCTTCATCATTTTCTGTTTCACAAGTATCGCAAATAACAGTATCGTTGTTTATTGTTAAATAATGATTTACTTGATTAGAAGACACTATGTTGTTAGAATGCGTTCTGTAATTTAAAAACGATTCAGTGTTTTTGGTGAATTTAACTACGCTTCCAACTGGTAAATACAGCGTAATTAATACTTCCTGCTCACAGTATTTATTAGAAATTGGTGTGGTGAAGTATGGGTCTAAAATTAATTCATGACTATTAAAAGTATAGCTGTATTCAATATTTTTAGCGCGATCTAAAGCCTTTTCGTAATTTCTACCATCGGCACTTTTCTCTATACGGATAGATGCTAAACTATCAGTAGTTGACTTTACTTGAATTCTTAGATCTTTACTAAAGATGTTCTTCTTACCATCATGGTTAGTGGCTACTTTAAAGTCATTACTTCTGTAAAACGGATTTTTAAAAATATCGTTATCAGCAAAGCTTACCATTAAAGTGTCGGTTACAGTGTTTTCTAACGACATTTTTTCAATGTAGTGTTCGTTATAAGCATGCTCGCTCACTTCTTTAATCGTTATAATTGTTAGACCTATAATAGAAAACAGCCATAATCCTAATAACGATAACTTAGCAACTTTACCTATAGATTTCAGATTGGTAATTAGAATTCTTAATCCTAAATAAAATAGGAAGAAAAACGGAATACCAACGGCTAAGAAGGCAAGGACTGATGCCAACCAAACAGGAGTTCCTCCGGCATTTACAATGCCTACTAAATCTGTTCCAGGAATAACATCTATCGCCCCTAATGAAAACCATCCAATAATTAAAGCAATTAAGGTAGACGCTCCTATCAGGATTAAAATAAGACCGATAAATTTGGCTATAATCTTAAAGAAGAACATAATAACATCGGCAAGGGTATCGAAAAATGTTCTTGAACTCGATTTTATTTTATTGCCTTGCTTTTTTATGTCAACCTTCTTCGCAGCTCCCGATACCGAATCAGATACGTTTTTAGCTACATCAGAAACTGTTTCGCTTACCGAATCGAATCCGTCCTTAATTTTTTTTTCGATGTTGCTAATATTCACCGGTTCACCGGTCATCATTAGTTTTTCGGCAGTGGTTTTAGCTTCAGGAACTAATATCCAAAGTAAAATGTAGATAATTATACCTGTTCCAAAACCAGCGACTACTAATAAAATCCATGCTAAACGAATCCATATAGTATCTATACCAAAGTAATGAGCTAACCCAGCCGAGACTCCACCTATATAAGAATTGTCGGTATCTCTAAATAGTTTTTTGTTAGCTTTCGATTTGTTTGATGAAAAAGCTTGTGGCTCATCTTCGAATATTTCGTCGTCTACAAGATAGTCTTCCGGTTGCCCCATAATAGAGATTACCTCGTCTACCTCTTTATTGCCAATTACCTGTCTTTCGCTTTGCAAACGCTCACTAAATAGTTCGGCAATACGAGTTTCAATATCTGCAATAATTTCTGCACGTCCTTGAGAGTCGGTAAATGAACGTTTTATAGCCTCAAGATAGCGCTGTAATTTTAAGTATGCATCTTCATCAATATGGAAGAATATACCTGCTAAATTTATGTTGACTGTTTTATTCATTTTTGTTTGCTTTTGTGTTGGTTACTATGTTAACGGCGTTTTGTAATTCGCTCCAAGTGGTATCTAATTCTTTTAAAAATAATTTTCCTGTTTCGGTTAAACCGTAATATTTTCTGGGTGGTCCCGAAGTGCTTTCTTCCCAACGGTAATTAAGAAGTCCGGCGTTTTTTAGTCTTGTTAGTAGTGGGTAAATCGTGCCTTCTACCACAAGCAGTTTTGCGTCTTTTAAAGTGTCTAAAATTTCTGCTACATATGCATCGTCGTCTTTTAAGACCGATAGTATGCAGAATTCTAAAACGCCTTTACGCATTTGTGCTTTTGTGTTCTCTATCTTCATGTTCTAAAGCATTTTAAGGTTGTAAAACTGTTCATTTTTTGATTGATGTTTGATTGATGAAAACTGAAATAATTCAGTATATAATTGATGAAATTATTTTAAAAAATTAATGGTTAAAGGATATTGATAATACTCCCCATCTCTGGCTTTTAAGCTGGCAACGATAATAAAAACCAGTTCCATAATAAAGCCTATAACTGCAATGATTCCTAAAAATCCGCCAACAAATAATAGTGGTGAAGCTTTGTGAAAATCGAAATGGAAACCATCAAAATTGAAAATATTTATACCGCTAAAAATCTTAAAAACAAAAAATGGTATGGTTAAGGTTCCTAAAATAATGGCATATAGTAATATGCTTATTTGAAAGTTAATAGCCTGTTTGCCATGAGCGTCTATAAACTCCGACTTATCTTTATTCGTTATCCATAGGATGATTGGTCCAAGGAAATTTCCAAACGGAACTATAAACCTGCTGAAGGTTGATAAGTGGATGAATGTTGCGATGTTTTTTTGATGTTGGTCTAGCATGATTAAAAACATATAATAGTTTCTTATGCAAATATATGTCTTAAAACAGGTATTATGTTACGCATAGTACTTAAAATTAACAAAAATTTAACAAATTAAAATGTGCATTATTTTTATACCTTAGTAAAAACTAAACCTAAATATTCATGAGTATAACTCCCAGGAAATTAAATGCTTTTACTTTGTTTAAGCTGCCTTCAGCTTACTTTTGCGGTGTACGAACCAAGTATCTTGATGATAAAAAGTGTGTGGTTTCGGTAAAATATCGGTGGATAAATCAAAACCCATTTCGCTCTATGTTTTGGGCGGTACAAGGCATGGCCGCCGAACTTTCTACAGGAGCTTTAATGATTGATAAAATTCAAAATTCAGGAAAGAAGATCTCCATGTTGGTTACCTCTAATACAGCAGTTTTTACTAAAAAAGCAACGGGAAGAATCACTTTTACATGTTATGATGGGGCTTTAATTGATGACTGTTTACAGAAAGCAA includes the following:
- a CDS encoding DUF6850 family outer membrane beta-barrel protein, whose translation is MKQYFLFLLGFSVSLVGFGQQKADSIQDPVRQIFAQDLVQELSKFPLNYQFTSIKDYTASALYFKTESGDLKDGRTPETINNFGLKTQGLYRNKKGVLFFGDISISKEFYKNLKWNLSYDLPENGVMSDPHYFGVSKGGNWSNQEYDINGGFILPVSFKIKLLLNTNYTLFNKYRIDLDPRPEITCNNLDVNLGLSYKLAEKHHIKASFSYGYTHGDNEIKFSNNDKNLPANYDIYVRWMSGYGSLSSPFKNSTQRRFTEHQAHLGYTFQTENLTIMADALYKAADQLTYRNNGVVDKDDTSNYFASYKPESFSVHVLGLYKITPLKQVKFNVSGDFSSGNNFWYAKGGKTYSAQENALKAGVSYLNFSSEKIFWDMGLSTKIWNVEQRDALATTSSNYTNLDFQPYIMRSFAVSDNMALSPFFKSTLRLNLDELYIQGNTSDLENIQENDFAAYAQRDFYSEVIIPNHELYSANQLNLSGGTFININSQKHYNVSLKLQAGYQIALQQMHAFSSSDPSRFSGLASLTISY
- a CDS encoding PspC domain-containing protein, with product MNKTVNINLAGIFFHIDEDAYLKLQRYLEAIKRSFTDSQGRAEIIADIETRIAELFSERLQSERQVIGNKEVDEVISIMGQPEDYLVDDEIFEDEPQAFSSNKSKANKKLFRDTDNSYIGGVSAGLAHYFGIDTIWIRLAWILLVVAGFGTGIIIYILLWILVPEAKTTAEKLMMTGEPVNISNIEKKIKDGFDSVSETVSDVAKNVSDSVSGAAKKVDIKKQGNKIKSSSRTFFDTLADVIMFFFKIIAKFIGLILILIGASTLIALIIGWFSLGAIDVIPGTDLVGIVNAGGTPVWLASVLAFLAVGIPFFFLFYLGLRILITNLKSIGKVAKLSLLGLWLFSIIGLTIITIKEVSEHAYNEHYIEKMSLENTVTDTLMVSFADNDIFKNPFYRSNDFKVATNHDGKKNIFSKDLRIQVKSTTDSLASIRIEKSADGRNYEKALDRAKNIEYSYTFNSHELILDPYFTTPISNKYCEQEVLITLYLPVGSVVKFTKNTESFLNYRTHSNNIVSSNQVNHYLTINNDTVICDTCETENDEEEDNDIEINIDMPQVKINDKGIEIKTGDKQILKIDENGINGNSENVRVKIDSTGINITSEEIEEENN
- a CDS encoding YceI family protein, giving the protein MSKFRKIGVTVLGLVLILFVGLSQVQAQEYNLVNKESSLKVYGTSSLHDWHIDAENQSGKIKFSSTEACTIDQLTLDIVTESLKSGKSGMDKNTYKALNSSKYKSITFKLTKVNTVTDKGSGVYEVKAQGDLSIAGTTKNVPMNFKVTINGSKITLDGEKTFKMTDFKVDPPTAMFGTITTGDEVTVKYSTVLK
- a CDS encoding YceI family protein gives rise to the protein MRRVVFIVFILAALAFTNKDTAVNNTSIVVSSKSTLVVKGTTNVNTFKCVFDSKRLKNPVSVTYFSNGEKLKFRETALVLDNGCFDCGGKGINRDFQKILKSESYPQIKLILKETSSLEDKNNVQTLVDVEIAGIKREYKIPVTVKKNGSTLINGGLKVCLSDYNLEQPKKMFGLITVDNEIFIDFNLVVE
- a CDS encoding glycoside hydrolase family 2 protein; translation: MNYKKGKLKREIITFLLVILITQLGISQTGRKVESFNEGWQFKKGPFTTDNIAFMQDWDKKWTDVKIPHTYNAKDMQVEHGVFYQGEAYYKKSFLVDEALKHKRLFLKFEGVGQVADLYVNGVFVGNHKGGYSAFSFEITKAVNFGEENTFVLKVNNEARQDVIPINHNLFGVYGGIHRPVWLITTNQINIDVTDHASNGVYISQEVIDNKKANVSVKVKLSSKLKNLQQVNLEHKIYNQEGKLVTKKDEKVSLSPQGVQTFTTSLILNKPHLWQGRKDPYLYKVVTAITEGAMVLDEITQPLGIRKVEVVAGEGVFLNGEKYPMYGVCRHQDWWGIGNALEKEQHDIDLEMIMEVGVTTVRLAHYQQSEYFYAKCDSLGLLVWAEIPFVNRVSGQESDNAKSQLVDLIRQNYNHPSIYVWGLHNEVYKPHDYTAQLTKELHDLAKSEDPGRFTVAVNGYGHMDHPVNLNADIQGMNRYYGWYEGKVDGLDTWAKGLQQNYSEYKVMLTEYGAGGNPNHQTEFLGDTWNYTLPFYPETYQTKTHEIQYGHIKNNPNILSSYVWNMFDFCVPKWNNGGIEARNHKGLVTFDRKTKKDAFYWYKANWSKEPVLYLAERRMVEREKQKTNIKVYSNLGEPKVYLNGTLLENPKMGTTDVCYIFENVNLTKEGNTIKAVAEKDGNTFEDVIKWNFTSEKTKDYNIKENTKAHAGF
- a CDS encoding head GIN domain-containing protein, whose product is MTTLIKIIVTTILSLSLFSCNFDINFNSGVKGNGNVTTEERNISEPFSTIKATEGLDVYLTQSDKTGVTVEADENLQSLIITEVIDGTLKIHCEKNIGRCKSKKVMVSFTDISSIKSTSGSDVYSTNTIMVNDLHLESTSGSDMKLDVNTNSLTCKTTSGSDLKVSGTTKKLIVESTSGSDFKGANLIAESSQVKATSGADITVNTSKELTADASSGADIKYLGEPEQVNKNSSSSGSVKKQ
- a CDS encoding cytochrome-c peroxidase: MKKYSFIPILVLVVLFSAFKTYQYYDINVLREQYSSGDYTQWPAPDLDSITAINFQDIGHLDAVVHPETNPYSKEKRELGKTLFFDPRLSSSGQIACASCHDSEIGWNDGRRTSYGHNRQLGRRNSMTILNVAYAEKLFWDGRSGGLEDQVNFPIKDSLEMNFHINLAVDTISKIEGYKALFEKAFGTSQISEQRIRKAIATFERSIVSESTKFDKFISGNSEVYSDEEVLGLHLFRTKARCINCHNSGYFSDNQFHNTGLTYYGRPFEDLGLYEVTGKKEDVGKFKTSSLREISRTRPYMHNGLFPHLEGVVNMYNAGMPQPKRKAHQLNDTLFPTTSPILKALQLTVEEKGALVAFLETLESRRHRESPPELPM
- a CDS encoding DUF4870 domain-containing protein, which produces MLDQHQKNIATFIHLSTFSRFIVPFGNFLGPIILWITNKDKSEFIDAHGKQAINFQISILLYAIILGTLTIPFFVFKIFSGINIFNFDGFHFDFHKASPLLFVGGFLGIIAVIGFIMELVFIIVASLKARDGEYYQYPLTINFLK
- a CDS encoding PadR family transcriptional regulator; its protein translation is MKIENTKAQMRKGVLEFCILSVLKDDDAYVAEILDTLKDAKLLVVEGTIYPLLTRLKNAGLLNYRWEESTSGPPRKYYGLTETGKLFLKELDTTWSELQNAVNIVTNTKANKNE